The Cryptomeria japonica chromosome 9, Sugi_1.0, whole genome shotgun sequence DNA segment TGGAATAATGATGTTTTCGgaaacatttttgaaaccaaaatatcattagaaaaagaaatcgcagatctcaatgaaaaagtgtttagacttggaatggatcaggatagcttcctcaaagaaaaggagcttctcgggaaatatgaggatacgttaacaaaagaagaagtattttggaaacagaagtctagggagaattggcttcaaaatggggataggaacactaagttcttccacaacagtacAAAAATAAGGAGGAACACGAATAGCATCCTCAAGATCATGAGTAGTAATGGTACAATTCTGGAAGATCAAAAGGATATAACTACTGAAGCGGTAAACCATTTTAAAACCCTGTTCAGTTCGGAATCGTCTCCTAAAGATGCCTATttaactttgcttaggaatattcctaagattataactgaaaaccaaaacaaagcgctCAACAACAAATTCTCTGAATCAGAAGTTAAATTTGCATTGGGACAGCTTAATCCTGATAAAGCTCCCGGCCCGGATGGCTTTCCCgcttgcttttttcaaaaatgctggaaCATTATTGGCAAGGAGGTTGTGGAAGCATTGGAAGCGGTTAGAAACTCAGGGAGTATATTAAGAGAGATCAATAACACTTTCATTACCTTGATtccaaagaaggaggaatcaagtAATTTTGAAGACTTTCGACCTATCTCCTTATGCAACACTATTTACaaactttttactaaaattttagcgAATAGACTGAAAGGCATCCTTCCGTGCATAATTTCTAAGGAACAGACAGGTTTCGTAccaggtagatctatctttgatggcattattattgctcaagaagtcatgcactcgttacAACAGAATCGATCAGCTGCTATGATGATCAAACTAGACATTAAGAAGGCATACGATAGAGTCGATTGAAGATTTCTGTGTAAATGCttagaatcctttggtttttcgaaacaatggatcaatttgatcttcgaatgcatctcatctcccagggtaTCGCTTCTTATAAATGGATCCCCTGctggcttcttccagatatctagagggataagacaaggagatcctttatcccctttcttatttatcataatggcagagggccttgggagaatcattacTAGTGCTCGGATGAATCAGATTATCAAAGGCATTAAAATTACTAATGGAATGGAGGCCATAACCCACCAGCAGTTTGCTGAcgacacaatgctgatgggatgtgcgaataggtctgaagccatggctttcaaaaggattcttgacatttatgcattagcttctggtcaggaagtgaacaagaataaatcggAAATATTCTTCTTTAACACCTCGCagaacatagagacagatatttgtaatataTTAGGGTTCGATAAAgggaaacttccttgtaaatatcttggGATTCCGATGGATAAGGGAAATAATATAAAAGCATTATGGAAAGGAATCCTTGAAAAGATGGATCTTAGGTTGGtctcttggaaaaacaaatgtttatcttcggctgggaggattacatTACTAAAAGCTGTTATGGCGGCTATACTGATATTCCAAATGTCATGTCAGCAACTACCCAAAGGTGCTCGTCTAGAAATGGTtagaaagatgaggaagttcttttggaatatgaactcagacaaaaagaaatttgcgTTAATCTCGTGGGATAAAATCTGCCAACCTATCAATAGAGGGGGAGCTGGCATCAAAGATTTGAGGAttcaaaacatggctctgggggcgaagttagtttggaaaatgtactcggaaccggatcttaaatgggtaaggatcctcaaagctaaatatctcaCTAATTCCAATCCTAATAGTATACTAAGGACGGAAATATTGCCAAAGGGTtccaaagtttggaattttatgctaGAATGTAGAGAGGTGATCAGAGATTATCTTACTTGGGATATTGCGGAAGGATCTGAGGCATTGTTTTGGGAAGACTCGTGGGGGGGTTATCCAGCCCTTGACAAGTTAGGAATAAGCGATGAAGGTATAGAACTTTGCCAATCGATCAGGGGCAGatttgttaaggattatatcaagcttattTCCAATGACcccgctttgggttgggagtggaaaccccttaaTGAGTTGAACTTAACAAATGCTGACAAGGaaatcctctggaataatttgaggcataggcatttTTCACCACATAGTGGGAATGACAGGATCATTTGGGCAGGTAGTTCTTCGGGCATTTATAAAGTCAAAGAAGGTTACTCACTTTTGAAATGCAGAAGAGCTGCAACCAATCCTATTATTCCGATTAGCCTTTGCTGGAATAACGTGGGTCTCCCCAAAGCTGGTATCTTCTCATGGGCCGCTTCCCAAAAGAGGATTCTTACATCAGATTGGTTTCATGGGTCCATCGAGATGCCCTCTTTGCGAATCCgaggaagaaaatgtggatcacTTGCTTCTAAATTGTAGTTTCAAtcagaaatgttgggattggctttgctcaagcctCGGATGGCCGACTCCAagacctagggacatttcagaatggctgatTAGTTGGCAACCTCCCCACACAAAGGATATTTATCACTTAGTGTGGCAAATAGCGCAGGCAATTCTcatatgggaaatttggaaggagagaaacaggaggatctttaaagaatcaaaattgagggtggaatcccttctaaataagatcgaggcaacaattgtggaaaaaatcaataatagaCTTAGACATGTACAGgaaaagtctattaatttaaccagatgggatgaggttcttcgTGCTAAGTGGAGGGGTCTGATAATCCCCCCGTTTATTGGGAGAGGAGGTAAGCAGGCTGAGATAGATAGAAAGCTAACAAAATGGGTTTCCCCCCGTAAGGGCCGGGCCAAGCTAAACTTCGATGGTGCCTCTCGTGGGAATCCTGGTTTAGCTGGTATAGGGTGCGCTATTCATCAAGATAACGGTGTTCTGATTGTTAGCTTAAATAAGCCTATTGGCTTGGCTTCGAATAACTTGGCTGAGTTTTCTGCTCTACGGGAGGGATTGATTATAGCAAAGTCACCCAAGATTAAATATTTAGAAATAGAGGGGCATTCGGCGTTAACcataaatgcagtcaggactagggatGTATCAAATTGGAAATTGAAGGCGGAATTAAAAAGCATTttggatttgatcaaatactttgaggaaacttcggttaatcatatttatagggaaggcaatTCTGTAGCtgacaagttagccaatttaggggcagacgGTAATTCGTatgtttttaggaaggatagtctcaCGGATTAAGTTTTGGCCGTGCCCCCCCTTCAAATCACTCCTCTCCTAGTCCTCTCCAATTTTCACATTTATATGCTCTAGGATGGGAGGCCACAGCCACCTTTTAGCAGTATATTGGCATTCTAAGGttcagatatatatatagatacatatatatatacatatatatatatatgtactcacatatatagatatgtatatatttatagtcAATCCCATATTCATCGGATCGATTTATGTTATATGATGCattcacatatataaatatatgcatatatatatattcatatatatagatatgtgtatatatatacaatcatatatatatatacatatatccatattctcatatatatatgtatatgtgtgggtATGCATGGGTATAAATAGAATATTACACATTTGCATACacgcatatacacatatataattaCAGAATTTATATATCTAtgagtacatatatatacataaatatatatacatatctgaACCTTCATATATGATTCTTTGTTCTGACTGTTTCCTTGACTACCAAGTCTGTGAGTGAATGCAAGGGGTGTTTCAGTCGTGTAGAGGGGTGATTGGTAGTAGTCTGGTCTCTCTGTTTCGGTTCGTGCAGGTCATCCCTCCAATGAATGATATATGATTTATGTGGGTTCTGGGCTGCGAAGGTACAGTCTCTATTAAGGAGCAAATCATTTCTTTCAATGGCAATCTAGGTCTGACAGGCCTTGTGTCTTTGAGCTTTGGTTTATGATTTGTAGATATTCGGTTTTCAAGATTATGCATTTCGGTTATTGTTGATAATAATCCTATTTTTGGATTCATGCCTTGTGGTTAAATTGGGACAGTAATTTCTGGTTTCAATGTCATGGTTTGCTGGACAGTAGAGGATCTTAAAGAACTGCTTAACATTCGATTTGTCTCGTTTTGAGATACCCTGTATATATAATGGTGGGTCCATTCGGTTTCTTTCAATCGATAGATGTATGGTTAGCAGGTCTTTTGTTGTAGTTTTGTGGTGGGTGGTAGAAGTTAACTCTGAATTTTCATGGTTTCAGTTAATTAGTAAGCTCTATTGATGTAAACATCTGGATAGACCCTCTGCCCTTATGTTGTTTCACTCCTTTCTTATGGCAATGGCGAACTGGGTCTGCCAGACTCTGTGTCTTTGAGCTTTGGTTTATGATTTTTAGATATTCGGTTTTTAAGATTATGCATTTCGCTTATAGTTGATAATTATCCTATTTTTGGATTCATGCCTTGTGGTTAAACTGGGACAGTAATTTCTGATCTCTGTGTCATGGATTGCTGGAAAGTAGAGGATCTTAAAGAACAGCTTAACATTCGTTTTGTCTCGTTTTGAGACACCCTGTATATATAATGTTGGGTCCATTCGGTTTCTTTCTATCGATAGAAATACGGTTAGCAGGTCTTCTGTTGGAGTTATGTGGTGGGGGGTAGCAGTTAACTCTGAATTTTCATGGTTTCAGTTAATTAGTAAGCTCTATTGATGTAATCATCTGGATAGACCACTCTGCCCTTATGTTGTTTCACTCCTTTCTGGGTTCATCTGTATATTCTAATGATTCTAGCAGACTCAttgatagttttttttttgtttttttttgcattttggcaTTTAAATACACATACAGATGCATATGAAAATACTTACGGTTGGGAGAATCTGATATCTGCAGAGTTAAAAGCAATTATGAATCTGAACGAAATTGATCCTTTCCATTAGTAGgtagaattgtagcctggataatctcttaaattgaaacccaaaaggttaaggtggtttcaagctaagggatatccaggctataatcctcttaCTTAAATAGAAAGATGTAACCTAAGTTACCGGTACTTCAGGTTTTGCCCCCGAATCCGGATACGATACGTATCGGATTCGGATTCGCCTCGGAATCCCTGTGGATTCGGACAGGGTACTGATTTTTGCCTCCTGAAACGCATCCGTTTTTGGAGTCCCGATTCCAGACGCATCCGGTGTAGACGTGGCGATTCCATAAGGTTTTTTTGACGAATCCGCATCGGACACAAATTTCGAGGGTTTTTTTACGGGTCGAATCATGTCTTTTCACGTTTTAAACCTAAAGCAAAGCTAAAATTAAAAAACGCGAAATCATTATTCCACGCGAAATAGTGAGAGGAAAATCGAAAAATGCAGGTTTGAGAGGAGGCGCGACGACAGAGGTGAGAGGAGGCGCTAGGGCAGGAGGCGCAACGGAGGCGCGACGGCACAGAGGCTTCGACGGAGGCGCTCGGGCAGGAGGCGCAACGGAGGCGCGACGACGGCACAGAGGCGCGACGCCACAAAGGCACGACGGAGGCACGAGGACGGCACAGAGAGGCGAGACGGGAGGTGCCAGGCAGGAGGGCGACGGCTGACAACCAGCGcaggttttaaattttaaattttttttaagtttgttaAAATAATGATCATAGtttgttaaaaaattaaattttattatagtttttaaaaaaatttattagtttgtaaaattttattatagtttttaaaaaaatttattagtttgtaaaattttattatagtttatttaataatttatataaaatttaaaaattaaatttaataatttatttaaaatgaaagtaattaaattttaatttttaattacacAAATTATTATAAACTATAGTTTGTTTAATAAACTATTAAACAAACTATAGTCTATAATAATTTgtgtaattaaaaattaaaatttaattactttcattttaaataaattattaaatttaattttatatatttaacatttagaatctattgtttactattaatttattaaatattaataattattttttaatttgttgtagaaatcataatggcaacgactactagctctactcctcaacggactttcaaaactgacccaaattcacctttatggaaatatgtcaaaataatagaccaagtaaaaggtggtggaacatttttatggatatgcaacttctgtagtacgaaaaaaactagctcctagagtcgtgtcaaagcccatttttgtgccattccccaacaaggaatcaaaccatgtctaggaaagaatggaaatgggatgtcacctcaagaaatagcaggatatattagagagcaagaggaagcagatgcaagagttggtcgtgcctcaaaccatcctttgttgacaggaagaggaagtaaatcaaagaggccccctacttctccatcttatagcgattttcctgatatcgtggtagagagccacccattcttggacccaattagtgaagaacctgttattgtgaagagaagcaagggaccattagagagagcatttaagaatgatgctagagagattgcagatcaatccgttggaagatgtctatatgcaaacggtttgtcatttaatgtggtacgatcaccatattggcaggatatgttgaaaaaggtaaatgaggctccacaagggtacacagggccaggttatgagaaggtgcgtagcaccttactagcaaaggaggtaaaaaacatagacaatgcattggctcccattagaaattcatggaaacaaacaggggtgtccatcatttcagatggatggaaggataccaaaaatcggccattaattaatgtaattgcagtgtgccctaaaggggcaatgtttctgaaagctgtggattgtgagggacagatgaaggatgcacaatttattgctaacatccttatacaatgcattcaggatgtgggacctcaaaatgttgtccaagtaataacggacaatgcaaagaattgtagagctgcaggtatgttgattgagacacggtttgaacacatattttggacaccttgtgctgtccactctctcaacctcatgctacaaaagataggcaggaaaatagattggatcaaacaaatttatgttgaggctgaagagatccaaatgttcatcacaaaccataacatgtcacaggccattttcagatcattttcacagttggagttgctaaaggtaattgaaacacttcaatttttaaaatctacatttcactttgatggttacttaatttttatttttttatcatgtcttctttgtattctaatttttatttttaatttttgaataggttgccgagacccgatttgcatccaacacaatcgtcttgaggcgacttgtgaaggtgcgacagccacttgctagcatggtaattagtcaaagtaggtccctatggaggcaatccaatactgaaagggcagcaaatgtaaagcgcatgatcctagatgacacttggtgggatcgagtggaatatcttttgagtttcactgagcccatcatgagtatgatccgttatactgacatggatcacccatgtttgggagaggtatatgatggcattgactcgatgattgagaaaatgaaagccatcatcaatgcaaaagagcaagatcccgaagaaactttcttcaaagaggttcaatcaatttgtgttgagcggtggaacaaaatgaccaccccactacatcttcttgcatttgcattgactcccaaattttatagtgatgaaatgcttgctaagccatcaagggtaccaccatatagagattcagaagtcagtgaagggtgtaggacagcacttactaaactcttcccagattctgaaatggaggatttaatgacaagtgagtttgctgattttgtagcctccaatggtcaaagtgtttccgctctccgtgacaagtataaaaaggattctcatgcttggtggtacctcaatggccatacatcaccaaaccttcaaactcttgcaatcaaagttttatcgcaagtaagtttcataatttttattgctctctaaatttagattttttactattttataattgtcaccctctcactttgtgtcaattattcaataggttgctagttcctcttcatctgagcgaaattggagcacatactcctttatccactcagtgaaacgcaaccgactggcagcaagtaaggcagaagagctcgtttatgtgcattcaaacttgcgccttcttactcataaacaaaatgagtataaggatgggagcacaaagttttgggatgtagatccagagcgaactgatttggatttttcagctgccacacaatctttactttctggggagtctgatagccaatgtgctgctagtgcaagtggcagtgaggctgcatgtggttccagtactctacctacatcatctaatgtcaatgatgatgttgatcttgatcttcctagtgacccatatgatgctattgctgattattagttgtgtcattttattgttgaacggttgagccagtgaacaatgaattcgatatctatcataacattcaaagtttgtaattttgttatagacttatagttatatcaatatgaatcatatatgatagttccaagttttgtttagcatatggatgatatgtgggattctaaatttaatttttgtttctacttattagagtgtatatatgtatatatttatgatttttacctTTTTTTGTACGGACGTACCCATACGTACCCAAGCCCCCCCTAAAAAAAATGTCGTACCAGCGTACCGTACCcacgtacccgtacccgtacccgtacccgtaccggCAACTTAGCATGTAACTATTCATTATATGATTGCAGCAAATTATTATGTTTACTATGCTTCTAACAGTCTGGCA contains these protein-coding regions:
- the LOC131858234 gene encoding uncharacterized protein LOC131858234, producing MILDDTWWDRVEYLLSFTEPIMSMIRYTDMDHPCLGEVYDGIDSMIEKMKAIINAKEQDPEETFFKEVQSICVERWNKMTTPLHLLAFALTPKFYSDEMLAKPSRVPPYRDSEVSEGCRTALTKLFPDSEMEDLMTSEFADFVASNGQSVSALRDKYKKDSHAWWYLNGHTSPNLQTLAIKVLSQVASSSSSERNWSTYSFIHSVKRNRLAASKAEELVYVHSNLRLLTHKQNEYKDGSTKFWDVDPERTDLDFSAATQSLLSGESDSQCAASASGSEAACGSSTLPTSSNVNDDVDLDLPSDPYDAIADY